In the genome of Burkholderiales bacterium, the window GCGCGATCGGTGAAAATGTTGCGCAGCCAACGCGCTGACGCAAGCTCGTCTTCGCCATTTGGCGGCCACAGAACCAGGCAACCCGGAACACCTTGCGCGAGATCAGCGCGCGTCAGCCGGTACTTGCCCTTGCTCGCGCTACGTCGCCCATGGCTGATCAGCTCGCAGAGATTGCCGTAACCTTCCCGATCGGTCGCGAGCAGAACAAGCTTCAGACCGGCTTCAGCTTTTTTTTCCGCAACCAGCGCGATCTCGGCGCCGATGATGAATTTGAAAGCCAGCCGTTTCGCAATTTCATACGCGCGAACGACGCCCGCGACCGAGCATTCATCGGTGAGCGCAAGCGCCGAATAGCCGAGTGCCTTTGCCTGCTCGACCAGTTCATCGGGATGCGACGCACCGCGCAGAAAACTGAAGTTGGAAAGGCAGTGGAGTTCGGCGTAGCGCATGATGCTTCACCCGCAAATGCCATGCAAAAACCATAAGCCATTGCCGCGATCCCTGAAAATCCAGAAGCGCGATCCGTGCGAGTCCGAAGCGACGAAATAATCGCGGGCAACATCGCGGCCATCCCACCAGCCGCCTTCGATTCGCTCAGGGCCGGCGACGAGATCGAGCGCCGGCCGTTCACCCAATCGGCGCGGTTCATCGAGCAACCATAACGGCCGCTGATTCTCCGGTGGGCGTATCGAATCATTTCCCGCATCACTCTCGCGCCACGCCAACTCGGGACGATGATCGGCATGCATATGCAGACGGCATAATGCGTCATCGCCAAGCCGCGCGCGTAATTGGTCGAACAAAGAGTCGAACAAAGCAGCGCCGTGCGGCGTTTCGGGAAACAGGGAGAAATTGGCCCATGCGAGTTCAGCAATCCCGTCAGCGGCAAGCCTGACCGCTTCGGCACGTTGCGGCAGAGAAACGCGCGCGAGGCGTTCGCGCCATAAAGCAAGCAAGTGATCGGCATCGCGGCTCGGTGTCGTCAAGTCCAGCATCACGCCGGTGGCTGAAACAGCATGATGTTTCAGCGTCAGGCGCAATCGGGTAACTCCGGCATTCCTCGCCCGCAACCATCCGGCCAGTTCAAATAGCAGACGCCGCAATGCGAATAGCAAAGCCTTCGTGTCTTCGACTGGCGCAGGCAATTCGAGCCCGGTTTCAAAACGGGATGGAGCTATGAAAGGCGGTTGTGGATCAGGCAACAGCCCAAGCGCGCGATCGATCTCGTCGAGCAGCCCCTGACCATAGCGGCGGGAGACGGCAGTGCGAGGCAGCGCGCGGCATGCGCCGATGCTGCGTATGCCGGCTTGCGCCAAATCGGAAATCGCGTTGGGCGAATAGTGGAGTAACGCAAGCGGCAATGGCGCCAGCGCCGCGGGCAAAGCATCGGTTTCGATTACGGTAAGCGGAATCCTCGCGCAAGCGAGAATGAAAGCTGCTGTCGGCGTTGCCGCGCTTGATATGACGAATTCATAGCCAAGGCCGCGCAGTCCATTCCGGATTTTTCGCAGCAGATTTTCGAAACCGCCGAATAAGCGAAAGCATCCACCGATTTCGAGCAACACCGCTTGCGCGCCAAGACTGACGGTCGGCGTGAACTGCCCCGCCCAGGCAGCGATACCCGAAAGCGCCGCGGCTTCAGCTTTTTCATCGCGCGTTTTGAGCTGCAAAGCGGCGCACAGCGCTTGCGCCGCCGAGGCTCGCATGCATGGTACGACGCCGGCAGCGCCGGCTGCGCGATTACACGCGAGTATCGACGGCCGCGAAGCGCTGGTCGTCACCGCGAACGGCGACGATGCGGCGCTCGCGCGGCAGAACACTTGCAGCGAAAGATCGGGAAAGTGCAGACAGGTCCATAACATGATCGGCGTTTATATGATCGACGTTTGATGCAATGTTCAGCGATACAGGCGCGGCCCAGCCGCCGCCGC includes:
- a CDS encoding DNA polymerase Y family protein; its protein translation is MLWTCLHFPDLSLQVFCRASAASSPFAVTTSASRPSILACNRAAGAAGVVPCMRASAAQALCAALQLKTRDEKAEAAALSGIAAWAGQFTPTVSLGAQAVLLEIGGCFRLFGGFENLLRKIRNGLRGLGYEFVISSAATPTAAFILACARIPLTVIETDALPAALAPLPLALLHYSPNAISDLAQAGIRSIGACRALPRTAVSRRYGQGLLDEIDRALGLLPDPQPPFIAPSRFETGLELPAPVEDTKALLFALRRLLFELAGWLRARNAGVTRLRLTLKHHAVSATGVMLDLTTPSRDADHLLALWRERLARVSLPQRAEAVRLAADGIAELAWANFSLFPETPHGAALFDSLFDQLRARLGDDALCRLHMHADHRPELAWRESDAGNDSIRPPENQRPLWLLDEPRRLGERPALDLVAGPERIEGGWWDGRDVARDYFVASDSHGSRFWIFRDRGNGLWFLHGICG